CGATACCGTCAACCAGTCAGCGGTGGCTGTCGAGGCACTTGGCAAACAGTCCGAGCAGATTTCGGCCATCGTTGGCACTATCAAGGACATTGCCGATCAGACCAACCTCCTGGCCCTGAATGCTGCGATTGAAGCGGCACGCGCGGGCGAGTCTGGCCGCGGTTTTGCCGTCGTTGCCGATGAGGTCAGAAAGCTGGCGGAGCGGACTGCCAAGTCGACGCACGAGATTTCTGAAATGATTCTGGCGGTTCAGACGGGTACGGCGACTGCCGTCTCCAGCATGAAGCAGGGGGTCGAACGGGTTTCTGCTGGTGTCGAACAAGCCCAATTGGCGGGTGAAGCAATTGCCAAGGTGCAGGCGCAATCGCGTCAGGTGCTGGATGCTGTTTCGGAAATTACCGTGTCCTTGCGTGAGCAAGCGGCGGCAAGCACCGAAATCGCCCAGAATGTCGAGCGCATTGCCCAGATGGCAGAGGAGAACAATGCTGCTGCCTCCGGAAATGCAGCCACCTCCGATACGTTGCGCACATTGGCCCATGCGCTCAATAGCGCTATCGCCCGCTTCAGGACCTGACTGATTTTCGCCGCCGCCAGGCCGCGATCAAATAAGCACGCCACGCTGCACGCGTGGCGATGTAACCCACTACAGCCAAGCCGCTGGCGAGCAGAACAAGTCCGATGCCCAGCGGCTTGGCTGCTGCCAGCATCCAGCCCTGCATGGCGGTTGTCCAGCCGATCAAATCGCTGGCGTTAAAATCAGGGGGCGCGACAAAGCCGTTGCTTTCTCCGATGGCGAAGCGGCCAATCTGGTAAGCAACAATGTAGAGTGGCACGATGGTGAACGGGTTGGTATATAGCGTCACAAAAACAGCCAGCGGTAAATTGACCCGAAAAACCAGCGCACAGATGGCCGCCCCCAGCATCTGCAGCGGTCCGGGAATCAGCCCGCAGAACAAGCCGGCGGCAACTGCACCGGCTGCCGAGTGGCGATTCAAATGCCATAGTCTGGGGTGCAGCAACGACGATTCGAATGGCTTCAACCAGGGGTTGTTGCGTATCGTCTCGTGATCAGGCAGGTATTTTTTCAGGTGCCGGCGCATCCTCGTATTATTGCAGCATGCGCCTGAATATTCTCGCTTTCGCTGCTGGTGTGCTGGGTTTGCAGATGCAGCCGGAACTGCATGCTTGGGCGCCATTGGCCGTTGGTGGCCTGATTTTGTGCGTGCCGCGCCTGTGCTGGTCGAACTGGCCGGTGCGCCTGATGGTGATGGTCGGTTGTCTGGCCCTGGGGGTTGCCTGGGCAAGCTGGCGGGCGGAGATTCGGCTGGCTGACCAGCTCGGTGCCGACTGGGAAGGGCGCGATGTTGAAGTGATTGGTGTCATTGCGGGATTGCCGCAGGATTTCAGCAACGGCACACGTTTCGAATTTGACGTAAAAACCCGGTTGACCGTAGCAGCCGCTATTCCCGAGCACATTATGCTGTCCTGGTATCAGGGGCGGCGCGATGGTGAGCAATTCGAGCGTCTGCCGGTTCGCCCCGGTGAAATGTGGCGCTTCACCGTTCGCCTGAAGCGCCCGCATGGCAATGCCAATCCCGGTGGCTTCGATTATGAAGCCTGGCTGCTGGAGCGGGATATTCGGGCCACCGGCTACATTCGGCAGAATCCGCCGCAGCGTATCGCCGAGATGGTCTGGCGGCCGGATTACGCCATTGAGCGGCTGCGCTTTGCCATCCGTGCCTCGTTCGCCCGCATCCTGCCGGAAGAGATCTATCCCTGGGCGGGCGTGTTGGTGGCGCTCACGATTGGTGATCAGAAGGCGATTCAGGGTGAATTGTGGACCACTTTCAACCGTACCGGAACGACTCATCTCATGTCGATTTCCGGGCTTCACGTGACGATGGTGGCGGCGCTGTTCGGCTGGCTGGTGTCGTTTGGCTGGCGGCGGGTTCCGACGTTGGCGCTGCGCCTGCCAGCGCAAAAGGCTAGCTTGCTGGCTGCGTGCTTCGGGGCGCTGGCTTATTCGCTGCTGGCCGGGTTTGCCGTGCCCGCCCAGCGTACGCTTTACATGTTGCTGGTAGCGGCGGCGGCCCTGCTGTCAGGGCGCATCATTGCGCCCAGCCGGGTGTTGGCACTGGCTTTGCTGACGGTTTTGCTCATTGATCCATGGGCGGTACTGGCAGCCGGCTTTTGGTTGTCATTTGGCGCGGTGGCCGCCTTGTTGTATATCGGCGCAGCCTCGGTGGGCGAGCGGCAGGGCTGGGCAGGGCGTATTCGCGCCTGGGGGGTGGTGCAGTGGGCTGCGACGCTGGCCTCGTTGCCGATATTGCTGATGGTCTTCCAGCAGTTTTCATTGGTCTCGCCGTTGGCTAATGCGGTGGCCATACCGGTCATCAGCTTCATTGTGACGCCGCTTGCCTTGCTGGGGGCGGTGCTGCCGTGGTGGCCAATTTTGGCTTTGGCCCATCAGGTCATGGCCTGGTTGATGGTATTCCTCGACTGGTGCGCGACCTGGCCAGTCTGGCTGGCGCCGGCACCGCCTCTTTGGGCGGGGATGGTGGCGGGTATAGGCGTAGCCGTCTGTTTGTTGCCGCGTGGTGTGCCGGGTCGCGGGCTGGGCGCAGTGCTGCTTTTTCCGGCGCTGTTCTGGCCAATACAAAAGCCGCCCGAGGGCGATGCTTGGATTGACATCCTGGATGTCGGCCAGGGGCTGGCCAGTGTCGTGCGGACGCGCGAACATACGCTGATCTACGATCCCGGTCCGCTTTATAGCGCTGAGTCGGATGCCGGCCAGCGGGTGGTTGTTCCTTATTTGCGAGCCTTGGGGATCAGTCATGTCGACATGTTGATGGTGACACACCGTGATACCGACCATTCCGGCGGTACGTCCTCTGTTCAGGCGGCGCTGGCGGTCGATGAAGTACGGTCATCGGTTGCCGGTTTGGCCGGACAACGCTGTATAGCCGGCCAGCGCTGGATGTGGGACGGTGTGGCTTTCGAAGTCATGCATCCTTCGGCTGATGGC
The nucleotide sequence above comes from Betaproteobacteria bacterium. Encoded proteins:
- a CDS encoding DUF2062 domain-containing protein, giving the protein MRRHLKKYLPDHETIRNNPWLKPFESSLLHPRLWHLNRHSAAGAVAAGLFCGLIPGPLQMLGAAICALVFRVNLPLAVFVTLYTNPFTIVPLYIVAYQIGRFAIGESNGFVAPPDFNASDLIGWTTAMQGWMLAAAKPLGIGLVLLASGLAVVGYIATRAAWRAYLIAAWRRRKSVRS
- a CDS encoding DNA internalization-related competence protein ComEC/Rec2, whose protein sequence is MRLNILAFAAGVLGLQMQPELHAWAPLAVGGLILCVPRLCWSNWPVRLMVMVGCLALGVAWASWRAEIRLADQLGADWEGRDVEVIGVIAGLPQDFSNGTRFEFDVKTRLTVAAAIPEHIMLSWYQGRRDGEQFERLPVRPGEMWRFTVRLKRPHGNANPGGFDYEAWLLERDIRATGYIRQNPPQRIAEMVWRPDYAIERLRFAIRASFARILPEEIYPWAGVLVALTIGDQKAIQGELWTTFNRTGTTHLMSISGLHVTMVAALFGWLVSFGWRRVPTLALRLPAQKASLLAACFGALAYSLLAGFAVPAQRTLYMLLVAAAALLSGRIIAPSRVLALALLTVLLIDPWAVLAAGFWLSFGAVAALLYIGAASVGERQGWAGRIRAWGVVQWAATLASLPILLMVFQQFSLVSPLANAVAIPVISFIVTPLALLGAVLPWWPILALAHQVMAWLMVFLDWCATWPVWLAPAPPLWAGMVAGIGVAVCLLPRGVPGRGLGAVLLFPALFWPIQKPPEGDAWIDILDVGQGLASVVRTREHTLIYDPGPLYSAESDAGQRVVVPYLRALGISHVDMLMVTHRDTDHSGGTSSVQAALAVDEVRSSVAGLAGQRCIAGQRWMWDGVAFEVMHPSADGYAVDAKPNHVSCVLMVEAGGRRMLLTSDIEAPDEAALLQRYPGGLKADVLLMPHHGSKTSSTLPFLQAVNAPVTVIPVGYRSRFGHPKAEVLARYEAMGAKIWRTDLDGAASVVLGANGVGVSGWRHERRRYWFEQ